The Streptomyces sp. ALI-76-A nucleotide sequence CCGGACGCTTACGCTGGGATTTGCTGCACCCGTTCCCGGAACAGGACCCGGAAGAACGGCGAGTGGGCGACGCCCTGGTGGCGGAGGTCGGCGAGTTCCTGGAGAGCGATCTCGACGCCGGGGAGCTGGACAGGACCGGCGAGTTCCCCCTCGAACTGGTCGAGGCGTACAAGGAGCGCGGCTACCACAAGCTGCTGGCGGCCGAGGACGTCGGCGGCCGGGCGCTGCCGTACTACACCGTCTTCCGGTTCATCGAGCAGGTGGCGAGCCGGTCGGTGCCGGCGGCGCAGGTGGTCGGACTCACCAACACGGCGGGCGCGCAGGCACTGCTGCCGGTTCTGTCCGGGCCGCTGCGCGACTACGTGCGCCGGCGCGTCGAGGACGGCATCATCTGCGCGTTCGGCGACACCGATCCGCAAGGCCAGAACAACCGGTTCGTCAACCTGACCGTCACGCCGGCCGAGGACGGCTCCGGGTACGTGATCAACGGCCGGAAACTGTTCACCGCCAACGGGCCCATCACCGACCTGATCGTGGTCTCCGCGACGCTGGTGGAGAACGGGGAGCGCAGCGTCGCCGCCGCGTTCGTGGAGACCAGTGACCCCGGGTTCAGCGTCGTGACCCCCATCCAGTTCCTCGGCAGCAAGGGCCTGCCGAACGCGGCGCTGCGCTTCGACGACATCCGCGTCCCCAGGGAGCGTGTGCTGAAGGCGGTGGAGGAGCCGGAGCTGGCGCCTCGGGTGGGTGCGGTCGCGCTGGTCGGCCGGGTGCTGAGCGTCGGCGGCCCGGCCACCGCCCTCGCCCGCAACTGTCTGGCCTGGTCCCGGGACTTCGCGCGGCGGCGCCGGATCGACGGCCGCGGCCTGGGTGACTACGACGAGATCCAGCGGATCCTCGCCACCTCGATGGCCGAGGTGTTCGCCGTGGAGACCGTGGTGCAGTGGTGCCTGCTGGGGCCCCAGCCCACGCACCGCTGGTTCG carries:
- a CDS encoding acyl-CoA dehydrogenase family protein — encoded protein: MKTGYIDNSLKTETPNFLTSLESGRLRWDLLHPFPEQDPEERRVGDALVAEVGEFLESDLDAGELDRTGEFPLELVEAYKERGYHKLLAAEDVGGRALPYYTVFRFIEQVASRSVPAAQVVGLTNTAGAQALLPVLSGPLRDYVRRRVEDGIICAFGDTDPQGQNNRFVNLTVTPAEDGSGYVINGRKLFTANGPITDLIVVSATLVENGERSVAAAFVETSDPGFSVVTPIQFLGSKGLPNAALRFDDIRVPRERVLKAVEEPELAPRVGAVALVGRVLSVGGPATALARNCLAWSRDFARRRRIDGRGLGDYDEIQRILATSMAEVFAVETVVQWCLLGPQPTHRWFEQLVTKNISTTHAWRTLDRTMSLMGGEGFETEHSKRRRGADPIPLERAFRDARGLRIVANVDFQLDNETAHLLLNRLYRGQADPLEADLGFDVEAMGGADLNPANLAHLEEAARQVRRFAETCWDLVRRHPDPAELLAKENLIIQISRVATELFTMCAVLSRTSLLAGQGTDVQELADIVCTEARHRLAELWRRLSPQTEPDYAGTSRALLAGDAMEFLHHR